GTAAAAAAAAACACGGGCCTCGCGAGTTCCTCGTAACTTTACGAGGAAATTATGAGGATTACTAATTTCTTATATATACACGCGAGCTTCTCACTTCTATTTCGTCTCCACTTCCTCTCTCTTTCGTAGCAATGGTACGTGCTCTCTTTATTTCCTCTCAAATTTGATTAGTTTAAGGTAGATTAGGTGGTTAGTGTAGGGAATTTAGATAGGTTTACGGTTTTTATGTTAATTATTGTTGATTAGGTGGTTAATGTAGGGAATTTAGCTAGATTTATAGAATTTGTTAATTATATAATTTGTTAATTACTGTTAATGTTAATTTTAAAAATTAAAAAAAATTTCCAGGTTCGAAAGAACAGACTTACTCCCCATTACAGAGAGATGTTCGGTGAGCCCGGTAGTCGTTTAGACCCGTCTTCATCAGCTCCCGGTTCTTCGGATCCGGAGACTGTCCCCAAGACTCAGTCTTCTCAGAGAGTCTCTCGGTCGCCTTCTTCTAGTGCACCATCGGTTCCTCATGTGCCTCCTATGATTTTAGATAATAGAGTAGGTATTGAGAGATTAAAGGAAGATTAGAGAAGATTAATGGGAGATTTGTAGAGAGATTAGGTAGTAATCATGTTTAAGAGTATTTAAGAATCATCATGANNNNNNTGCCGGCCGGGATTCATCCCGATTTGATGGTGCCGCCGAGTGCTCTTTACTCGCAGTACATTGTCGAGGACCTTCTCGCTCAGCCACGCAGAGAAGGTTTATCAGTCCTAGACCCCCGACCGACCGGACGGAACTTTGTGGTACGTTACATTTTTTTTTAATTCTTTTAAAATTCTTTTATAAGAATAATAAATAATTTATACTTTAAATTTGTTTTTTTTAGGTTTGGGGTTGACAATTGTGTTGCTCGGAACGTAACCGAGACGATCAAAAGTTACTTCTCCGAGCCACATCTGAACTGGAAAAAGACGCTGATCTACGTCAGAAAGACGTGGTTCAAATTTTTTGATGTAAGTACTATTAATTAATTATATATACTTTAATTTTTTATGATTTAGATTTTTTAATTTTTTAAAACTAATTCTTAATTTAATTTTTTCTGCTACAGCAAAAAATTTATTGGTCCATGGGGTCAATGAGAGGGTGAATAAAGCTTTTAACGCGAAGGTGAAAGCTCGCTTGTTGGACATGGTCTCCAACTGGAAGGGTGACTGGATCGTGAAGTGGTATGAGAGTGGCAAACCCCTTGAGCTCACCAAGGATGTGTGGGATGGCCTCATCCGTTATTGGCGGGATACTGACTCCATTAGAGACGCCGAATCTTGCTCTGCCTCCCGTCAGACGGTAGATGAGCACGGCCACGGGCCGATGCTTCACTCTACGGGTCAAAAACCTCACGCCGGTGTCCGTCTGGATATGGTAATTAAATATTCAATTTAATTAATTAAAATATATATATATATATTCTAATTTTCTTAAATGTTTTTAGGCCAAAGAGACGGCCCGTCTCTTTTGCAACTTTATGAGAGGACCCACAAGAACAAGGCGGGCCAATTTCTAGATGCTAGGTCCGAGGAGATCTTCAACGACTTGGTTGGTCGGGTTGAAGACCGCCAGACCCAGCTGACCAGCTGACCCAAGTGTCTACCGACGGATTACCCGTCACCTTATCCACACTTGAAGTGGATAGGATTTACGAGGAGGTAAATTTTTTTTATTATTCATCTAATTTAACTCTAACTTTTTACTAACATTTTTGTTTTTAAGGTTGTCCCTAAGAAAAAGGGACGTACGTTGGGGACTGGTTCCGTCAACGATGTTCCGAGAGCGACATCGTCTTATGGTCAGAGACGGGATGATGAAGTCACTCAGTTGCGTAATGAGTTGGACTCGACGCGATCTTCGTTCACAGCTCGTATGGGTGGAGTCGAGGACTTATTGGACGTTGTAACGGCCACAAATCCGGAATGGGAGTCCTTGTTGAGGAACATGCGACGACAAAATCTCATTCCAGACGAGTCATCCGGCACACATGATGAAGCGGATGTAGAGAGGAGTGAGGAATTCTACCGGGCGATGAACGACCCTTAGTTCTTTTTTTTTTCTTTTCGTTGGTTGTATTATAAATTCAAAACTTATTTATGCATAAAATATTTTCGTATTTACGTTTATTTTTAAATTATATTTTTATTAATAAATTAAATAATTTTTATTATATTTTTTAATTCTGGAAAATAAAAAATCGAAGTAAATTCGTAGCTAAATTACGACTACATTACGTGGAAAGTTTTGACGGTAACACTATGAGGAAAGCTTAACGAGTATTTTATGTGGAAGGGTTTACGTGTAATTTAGGAGGAATTACTTTTGAGGTATTTACGAGGAAATGTAGCGTCCTCCTTACGTGGAAAGGTTACGTGGTTTTTACGACGAATAATGTTATTCGTCTTTACGACGAAGTGTGTTTTTCGCTAGTTTATGACGAATTGGAGAGGAAATATGCGTTACGACGAACGAATAACGACGAAACTTGTTTCCTTGCAGTGCTCTCCCATGCGTCCGGCTCCCATATATCATCGACCACTACCAAATATCTTTTTCCATCTAAAATATCGTGAAGGTAATCTTCTAACTCCTCCTCTGAAAACATTTTGAGCTCTATCTCAATAACTATTCCCAAAGATCTTATGATTCTGACAAGCATATCTCTTGTTTTATACTTTTGTGAAACATAAGTCCACGCGCGGTACTCGAATCTTCTCTTCACATCACCCGAGTTGTATAGCTTCCTAACAATTGCGGTCTTTCCGAGAGCTCCCATGCCTAATATCGAGATAATATACATCTTTTCAACCACATCATCATCATCATCATCAAGAAGCTTTGCCAAAAGAATCTTAGCATCATCATCGAAACCAACAACGAGCTCTTCCTGATCAACGGGTCTAGAACGTCTAAGCTCACTCACCTTTAAACTTGAAATATTCCCTCCTCCTTGAGGCGGCTCATTGAAGTTTCCTATCCCATAAGTCTCCCGCTTGCGAGTCACATCCGAGATTCTTCTCTTGAGGCTTCCGATATCATCAGTTATTCTGTATGAATCCATGGTCTCGCCGAATATTTTGATTAATCTCATCAAGCCTCGTCTTTGTGATCTTTGGACAGTTTTCAGGTTGTAGCAGTCCAAAACGTCTTCAACATCGTATGCTATGTCTAAAACCAGTTTTGTCCACTCTTTTGAGACCTCGTCTTCTTTTTCACTTCTTTTAATTTTTTTACTTTTATAATAATAAAATATTATTTTAAGATAACAACATAATATATAAGAATCATCATGATTATTTAAAAAAAATATATATAAGATTTTTAATATAAAATTCATTTTATTATATAATAGAATATATATAAAAATTCATTAAGGGTAACATAGACTTTAGCCACTCTAATTTTTAACGTTAGAGCTTCGTTGCGAAATATTATTTCGTAAATAATAATATAGATTGAGATTAGCGTTGATTTCTAAAGACTAGACATAAATTTCAAAATTTTTATTAGTTAAGGTATATTTTGGCATGCAATAAGAGTTGGGGTATGTATTTTTTAATCGATCCCTAATGCATGTATGAATTTCAAATTTTTGATTAGTGAAAGTATGATTTGACATGCAGTAAAAGTTATCCTTAGTTCGGGCATAAATAATTCGTTTTCCCGTTTGTGTCCTCGTGTCCCCTTCCAAGTTTCGGTAATAAATGTAAAAAAAAAAATCGAAGTAGACGTGAGACCAACTTAGATTCTCATTTGTAAAATTTTCATACGGAACTTTCGTCAAAGTTTGAAATTTATTCATGTATATGTTGAACCAGTCGTATATATTTTGAAATGTGGTACTCAATCCCAAACTTACAGATTTTTGTAAATTGGAAAGTTTTGGGGGCTCAACCAACGTAACCCAAATCTCAAAGGACACATTTTCAGGAATGGTGGTCGTAAAGAAGCTCAACGCAGTCTCTCACTTGTATAAATTTTAAACAATGGAAGTTAAGGAACAGAAACTCTATCCCGATTATCCGCATAACTCAACAACGCAAACAAAACACTAACATCAACCAGATTATTTGAAAGGAAACAAAAAGAGAGAGAACAATTGCAGAAGGACTTGAACAAATAGGGAAAAGGTAAGCCTGAAGTGGGTTACACGAACTTACTTCTCGTTATCTTAATATCTCTCTCCAAAACGGAAAAACAGAGCACCAGTTCCATTGTTGTGATCTACAGCATACTCAGCTCGTACCAAACCCAGCTTCACTCCGACACCGTATGATGAACCTTGTCCCATCCTCCTGTAGACTGCGGTTGGGTTGCCCTTCACGTCCTTGGAGCTTCCCAGATCATTTCCATGCTCAGCAAATGCATAGACATGCGTGTTCTTCACAGGTACTCTAATCTCAGCACCAAGCTGCAATCCATTAAACAAAAAAATCCTACACATGTTTTGGGGAAGTATAATGTTTTTGTTTCGTGTGTTTGTTGTTTTACCTCAAGGATGTTTCTCGCAGCACCGAGCTCGCCCATGTTGTAGCCACGGACGGAATATGGACCTCCAAGAACAAAGGCGTCGTAGCTCGGAAGGTCACCAACACAGCCACCGTAATGTCCGTGGAGGACTAGAACCGGTGGCGGTGGCTTCCCAGCACCTTCTTCTACTTGCTGCAGCTGAATGAATCTTGTCAAGGTCAATTGGTGGCGGTTGAAGAAAGGGAATTTGCTTCCAATTCCCAACCCTTGATCCACCTGCGATTAGCAAACAACAGAGTTTAAAGCTTACAGAGTATACACATGACTTAGCTTCATTGAGTAAACAAACCTGAAACACGTTCCTCTCTCCAACAACAGCCCCATTGACAAACTTGGTATTGTCACGGGTGATGTTGGCTTGTAGAAAGGCCATCCGGTCAATACCCGTACCACTGAGAGTTGTAGGAGGTCCATCAGCGCTGATTCCTCCACTAGGTAGTAGTCTCTGACCATTTGCAGCGATGTGACTGCTTTCATCTCGAGTTGTTATCTCCTCCATCACAAGTCCATATGTAAACTTACTCTGACGGGTGAAGTTCTGCATGAAAACATATGTTTGATTTTTTTAAGTGTTTGTAAGATAGAACAAGCTGAATATGGCACTGAGTATTGGAAAGCTTACCTCAGTTATGTTAGCTTTCACACCAGCTCGATCGACCCAAATTGGTGGCACTTCCTCAACACCTGGTCCTCCAGTGAACACTGGGCTAAGTTTGCGGCTGTTGAAGCAGCTTGTTTTGAATGTACGGTTACGAGGATTGTAAACACCGTCCAGATATGGGTGTACATACTCCATCTTAAACGAAAGATCATCCTGCGCACACACAACGAACCAGTGATAGATGGATGGTGTCAAGAAAACAGTTTGAGCTAGAGATTTATCAAATATCCGAGCTGACTACACTTACCTGAGGATTCAAGAAGTTGCTAGTGGTCACTGAACCCATAAGAGACCTGTTAAGACCCTGGATGTTTCGATGTTCGAACGTAACAGACCCACCTGGTTGGAATGAAGCCTGATGCATATACACAATAACGGAGTAAAATCAATCTGATTTTCAAAAGCAAATTAAAATATGTACTTAATTCCAATAAGGAAGAACTTCATACCAACGTGGGAGCTCCTCCACGGCCAGGAACTATACTCCACTCGGTACTAACTTCAGCTGACTTCTGTTCGAGCTCTTTCAGTTTGATCTCAACGATAATGCCCCCTTCGTTTTTCTCATCTGGGCGTGGATTCACTTCAATGTTGGAGAAGAGCCCTAGTGAGTTGATGTTCCTCAGAGCTTGCTTCCCAGCTTCAATGTTAAAAACATAGCCTTGGCGAAGCTGTCAACAATTATATAGATAACTATCACCAAAACTAACTTAACAAATGATACACATGAGATTTGTACAAGCAAAAAAAAAGACAAATTAAACAACTTATCGCCTCAAGAAACCAATGCATCAATCATGATAAAGTGAGTTCATTTAAGCTATAAAAACCTTTCACATTCATTAGAACTAATAGCAAGTTCGAGTCAAACTCCATCAATTTATAGCGATCTATCTATGGGGCCATCAAAGATACTGTCACAATCAATGCCCCCATCAAACAATGAACTAAAAATCAACAAAAGAAACATACCTGCTTGGGCAACTCCCTGCGCACGACAGGAACTTGAGTGTTACCTTCAACCACATTACCAAGCTTATCTTGATACTGAATAACAAGCTGAGTGATGTCTCCCTCCACAACTTCACAAACAACCTCCTTAGTATTCAAATTCCCAAAATTCACAACCTGAGCACAGGCATACCCTTCATCATGGTACCATTTCTGAACACGATCTCTAATCTTCTGCAACAGCCTGGCACTGACTTTCCCTTGATCCCTCAGCATCTGCATCACCTCTCCATACACAGGTGCAGGCAACAAACACGGCCTAGCCCTATCAATTCTTCTCTTGTAATCCTTCTCAAGGCTCCTGTAATACTCAAGCTTCTCTTTATCAGTCATGTCTGTATCCATCTCAATCGGCTTTGACTGCACCATCAGCCCCACGTTGATACACCTGAACCTATCAGCGGACTGCCACGTGCTCTCCGCGAAGGAGATGGTGACTCCAAGGGTTCCGTCGGGTTTAGTTTTCCCTTCTAAATCGACTTTCTCGAACATCCCGCAGGTAGCTAGGGTTTCGAGCTCCTTCTGGAGCTGAGCTTTGGTGTAGACTCCGCCTGGACGGATCGATACCATCTCGAAGAAGGAGTCTTCAGTGCCGATCGAGGTTTGTCTCCTCCGGTCAAAGAACACAATGTCGGAGACTTTGTACTTCTTGAAACCACTTAACTTGTTCAATTGAACCACGATGTTCCCCGGTAAGCCGTGCGAATCCCAATCCGGTGACTGTTCTTCATCAGCGACTGCAGGCGCCGGAGAAAACAGTTTCCCCCAAAATCCACCGTCGTCTCCATCTCCTCCGCCGCCTCCACCACCGAATCCGCCGAAGTTTCCATCGCCTCCTCCTCCTCCACCGCCGCTTAGTAACGACGGAAGATTCGAGATTCGGAATAGAAAGAAGGAAGCGGCCGAGGAGACAGAGGCTACGGCGAGAGGTTTGGCTAGGGATTTAAGGAGAAAGTCCTTTGGGGAGGGTTCTGTATCGCGGCTAGGTAAGCTGCTGCTGCATTTTATGGATGGAACGCGAGGAGATGGTGAGGAGATCCGGGGAAGGCGAGAAGAGGAAGGAGCTCGAAATTTCCTACGGGGATAGATAGAATTAGGGGTGGTGGAGCTTGTTGCCGCTGCTGGGATGAGCTGCCCGTTGACGGAGAAGGCGGCCATGGCGGAGAAGAGTGAGCAAAGATAAGGTTTTAGAGAGACGTCTGCTGAAGCTTCGGCAAAGGTACCTACCTACTTTCGGGTTTTATGCAGATCTTTTAGACTTCATTTCGTTTTTTGTATTTACAAACAAACAACATGACGTTTATTTAGTAAAAACAGCACGCAGTTTAACTCAAAAGGATGCGAAACTGCGATGGATTGATGACAAGTTCGCGCACGTGTGAGGCAACTTTACTCGTCTGATTAGGTAGGTAAGCTGCGTTTGGTTCGGCTTTTTTCGGTTTTGAATTTTTCAAATTTTAGAAAATAGACTCTACTTGGGACCGAGATATATGTTGGTATGGATTCGGTTCAACTTCTTTGGAAAAAAATATCTCAGTCAAATGTAGTCGGTTTTCAGGTCCGGGTTGACACAATTTAATTTGTTTTTTTTATCAAATTTAATTTAATAGAGGCAAATATGTTTTTTATCAATTTAATTTAATTTGGTTTACATTTGATTTTATACTCAAAAGCTTCGATTTTTAAAAAAATAAAATCACTATATTTTTGTTAAATTTGATATATTTTAATTATTTTAGAATTTTGTTCTTTTGTTATTTTGGTTCATCTAATAATGAGGCATGCCACATTATTTTAAAAAATCGTCCAATAAGAGTTTTCTAATTTGTCACGTCATTTGCTTATGTCAATACAAACAATACCGAACCATATGTCTCGGCTCATAATCCTAATAATTCGCCATAGCCCATTTAAAGTCCACCTTACCTAATTTTCGACGCAAGAAAAGATTATCTGGCTCTTCCACTTCCATGCTTATCTGAATTTATTATCCACTCCACGTCCTTCAGTTCTGCTCTTTACTCCTTTCATCCGAATAACGTTATCGTTCTGATTCCTTTTGTTTATCACCTTATATAAACCCCTTCACCACCAATCTCTGCCCCTCGCAGAATTCACCAGAAAAAACATATACAACAGAGAGAAGCTCGAATCAAAAGTTGCAGAGAAGCAATCAAATATCGATTCGCAGAAGACGAATCTCGATGAAATCTAGGCGTCCAATAAATAGCTGAAGAAACTCACCTAGAGTGGATCAGACTCTCCCTTAGATAACATCCCTTTTTTGAATTTGAATCCTAGCCGGTTCGTTCAGATTCTAGGTTTTGACGTTAAGATCCGTACGAAACTTCATCAAATACCGTGAAGGAATAGAATTGACGAGCTGGAATCCCGTCTCCATAATCATCCGAAACACGTCCACCGAAACGTCTTTCTCTGCAGTGATAATGTGCCTGAAAATGTGAATCTTAACAAACGGGTCTTTCTGATTATCAGGTATGCTCCATTTTGCCCTGGAAACAATACATGTAACAAATGCTTCGGAAGTTATTTCCATCTCTGGATGGGTTTTGTTAGAGCTCTAGATTGAAAGATACACTTATATTCCTAATTCAATTCCGTTAGGATACCCAAAGCTTCAATAGTCTTGGATATATTAGTAATTTATTTTTTCCATCTATATCTTATAACGCACTGACTGGTGTGTGTTTGTGGGACTATTTCACCA
The DNA window shown above is from Brassica oleracea var. oleracea cultivar TO1000 chromosome C3, BOL, whole genome shotgun sequence and carries:
- the LOC106335044 gene encoding protein TOC75-3, chloroplastic — its product is MAAFSVNGQLIPAAATSSTTPNSIYPRRKFRAPSSSRLPRISSPSPRVPSIKCSSSLPSRDTEPSPKDFLLKSLAKPLAVASVSSAASFFLFRISNLPSLLSGGGGGGGDGNFGGFGGGGGGGDGDDGGFWGKLFSPAPAVADEEQSPDWDSHGLPGNIVVQLNKLSGFKKYKVSDIVFFDRRRQTSIGTEDSFFEMVSIRPGGVYTKAQLQKELETLATCGMFEKVDLEGKTKPDGTLGVTISFAESTWQSADRFRCINVGLMVQSKPIEMDTDMTDKEKLEYYRSLEKDYKRRIDRARPCLLPAPVYGEVMQMLRDQGKVSARLLQKIRDRVQKWYHDEGYACAQVVNFGNLNTKEVVCEVVEGDITQLVIQYQDKLGNVVEGNTQVPVVRRELPKQLRQGYVFNIEAGKQALRNINSLGLFSNIEVNPRPDEKNEGGIIVEIKLKELEQKSAEVSTEWSIVPGRGGAPTLASFQPGGSVTFEHRNIQGLNRSLMGSVTTSNFLNPQDDLSFKMEYVHPYLDGVYNPRNRTFKTSCFNSRKLSPVFTGGPGVEEVPPIWVDRAGVKANITENFTRQSKFTYGLVMEEITTRDESSHIAANGQRLLPSGGISADGPPTTLSGTGIDRMAFLQANITRDNTKFVNGAVVGERNVFQVDQGLGIGSKFPFFNRHQLTLTRFIQLQQVEEGAGKPPPPVLVLHGHYGGCVGDLPSYDAFVLGGPYSVRGYNMGELGAARNILELGAEIRVPVKNTHVYAFAEHGNDLGSSKDVKGNPTAVYRRMGQGSSYGVGVKLGLVRAEYAVDHNNGTGALFFRFGERY